The following proteins are co-located in the Microcystis wesenbergii NRERC-220 genome:
- a CDS encoding IS630 transposase-related protein codes for MAAPYSDDLRQKAVSAVERGEKKSHVCRTLNISRNTLDIWLKRKKQTGTVAAKTNYRRGPKPQIDDLEAFQKLAEQYGHLTQEKMAQKWANPVSRMRIGQALKRIGFTRKKNLWLQRKR; via the coding sequence ATGGCAGCACCCTATAGTGATGATTTAAGACAGAAAGCAGTGAGTGCCGTAGAGCGAGGGGAGAAAAAAAGCCATGTCTGTCGCACCCTCAATATTAGTCGTAATACATTAGACATCTGGCTGAAACGGAAGAAACAAACTGGGACGGTGGCCGCTAAAACTAACTATCGTCGAGGGCCGAAGCCCCAAATTGACGATTTAGAAGCCTTTCAAAAGTTGGCCGAACAATATGGGCATTTGACCCAAGAAAAAATGGCCCAAAAATGGGCTAACCCAGTCAGTAGGATGAGAATTGGTCAAGCCCTCAAAAGAATTGGATTTACTAGAAAAAAAAACTTATGGCTACAGAGAAAGAGATGA
- a CDS encoding transposase: MRGISCLDSIYNSIFFLTFLNVQHFCPYGYCHKSERFEALKLGHCSERVSVISGWWRGSTIAPMVFEGYCNTELVCEWIEQLLLPELLPGQIIIIDNASFHPKERIKKLLAKAGCEVLFLPAYSPDINKIEKFWARLKNYVSQIINDSENLVDAVSKAFRHLS; encoded by the coding sequence GTGAGGGGAATAAGTTGTCTAGATTCTATCTATAATAGCATTTTTTTTCTGACTTTTCTCAACGTTCAACACTTCTGCCCTTATGGATATTGTCACAAATCAGAAAGATTTGAGGCTTTAAAGTTAGGTCACTGTAGCGAAAGAGTTAGTGTGATCAGCGGTTGGTGGCGTGGTTCCACGATCGCGCCAATGGTGTTTGAGGGGTACTGTAATACAGAGTTGGTGTGTGAGTGGATAGAACAATTGCTATTACCCGAACTACTACCCGGTCAAATTATCATCATTGATAACGCCAGTTTTCATCCCAAAGAGAGAATCAAAAAATTGTTAGCTAAAGCGGGATGTGAAGTGCTATTTTTACCCGCCTATTCTCCAGATATCAACAAAATTGAAAAGTTCTGGGCTAGATTGAAAAACTATGTTAGTCAGATTATCAATGATAGTGAAAACCTTGTGGATGCTGTGAGTAAAGCCTTCAGGCATCTGTCCTAA
- a CDS encoding ATP-binding protein codes for MLEDIGDRLQGEIDNFLEKPIALTQEHQDLIDLGILNLNDLEPWGSYLYKQYLNHRHDFLTAFMVSNQANEFRAAGHTYNKQGQILQGLGEVGRKTQYNYYGYSSLENYQKKRNPKILANRYKVTNRPWYTQVIKTGKMQWTPLFAHRVFQKHLVINFSRPLYNGKRSQLLGVTSIQVDLSYLNKFLQSLKIGRTGSIFIIDKNGYLIATSNGQSQLEVVNGKAVPLLATKSPNLITKNISQTLLNLPVKKFEKQYFSSLVINSQKYFVLALPLQQQNGLQWLAIIVIPQADILGKIWQNQRVTFLLSGLALLMAIIIGLISAYYITQPITRLSQATLALSEGDWQKKLKASSITELQNLVQAFKKMAYQLKEYVKQLQSQEQKLRQFLEAIPIGITVYNLEKQQIFINKEGNILLAASLEFFEKNMQKILIGESFTLDDITIKVNHQSIVVKILGKPIFDEANKIIFALIIIEDITDRKQAEILLKDYNKILTQEVEKQTQELADAKEKAEIANQAKSILLTNMSHELKTPLHAVLGFTDIVVNDPALPKHLTQSLNIVRKNSRNLFLLITNILDLAKIEAGKLSIQPQSLNFLDFIRDIEAIFQLSSEIKNLDFEVSFLTACPRLIRVDATKLRQILFNLLSNAFKFTSVGSISLTVSLQKLDQENAQLNFWIEDTGVGISQSEQELLFNAFYRGQNPDPLIEGTGLGLMLTQEYIKLLGGSISLESEVLQGTRIYFCLPVQILQAEIQTEQTNLVAKDKVKISKFRSLTPKIIEGISPQWCRAFYEALTALDELTMLGLLAEIEPDYPQLTQELGKLVKAVEIDRLIDIFSLLPTEDN; via the coding sequence TTGCTAGAAGATATTGGCGATCGCTTGCAAGGGGAAATTGACAATTTTTTAGAAAAACCGATTGCTCTCACTCAAGAACATCAAGATTTAATTGATTTAGGAATCTTAAATCTCAACGACTTAGAACCTTGGGGCTCTTATTTATACAAACAGTATCTAAACCATCGCCATGATTTTCTTACCGCTTTTATGGTGAGTAATCAAGCCAATGAATTTCGTGCAGCCGGTCACACTTATAACAAACAAGGTCAAATCCTTCAAGGGTTAGGGGAAGTAGGAAGAAAAACGCAATATAATTACTATGGCTATTCTTCTCTAGAAAATTATCAAAAGAAACGCAATCCCAAAATCCTCGCTAATCGCTATAAAGTGACTAACAGACCCTGGTACACCCAGGTGATAAAAACGGGCAAAATGCAATGGACTCCTTTATTTGCCCATAGAGTTTTTCAAAAACATTTAGTAATAAACTTCTCTCGTCCCCTCTACAATGGGAAGCGTTCTCAATTATTAGGGGTAACATCTATTCAGGTAGATTTGTCCTATCTAAATAAATTTTTGCAATCCCTGAAAATTGGGCGCACGGGTAGCATCTTTATTATTGATAAAAATGGTTATTTAATTGCTACTTCTAATGGTCAAAGTCAGTTAGAAGTTGTTAATGGCAAGGCAGTTCCTTTGTTGGCAACTAAAAGTCCTAATCTTATCACCAAAAATATATCACAAACATTACTCAATCTACCGGTAAAAAAATTTGAAAAACAGTATTTTTCTTCATTAGTTATCAACTCTCAAAAGTATTTTGTCTTAGCACTCCCACTCCAGCAACAAAATGGACTGCAATGGTTAGCAATTATTGTAATTCCACAGGCTGATATTTTAGGGAAAATTTGGCAAAATCAACGTGTTACTTTTCTACTATCTGGTTTAGCTTTATTGATGGCTATTATTATTGGTTTAATTTCTGCTTATTACATTACTCAACCGATTACCCGCTTAAGTCAAGCAACCTTAGCCTTGTCCGAAGGAGATTGGCAAAAAAAACTTAAAGCAAGTTCGATTACTGAACTGCAAAACTTAGTTCAAGCCTTTAAAAAAATGGCGTATCAACTAAAGGAATATGTAAAACAACTTCAGTCTCAAGAACAAAAATTAAGACAGTTTTTGGAAGCAATACCGATTGGTATTACAGTTTATAATTTGGAAAAACAGCAAATTTTTATCAACAAAGAAGGCAATATTTTATTGGCTGCGAGCCTAGAATTTTTTGAGAAAAATATGCAGAAAATTTTAATAGGAGAATCATTTACTCTAGATGATATAACTATTAAAGTCAATCACCAAAGTATTGTAGTTAAGATATTGGGAAAGCCGATTTTTGACGAAGCCAATAAGATTATCTTTGCTCTGATTATTATTGAAGATATTACCGACAGAAAACAAGCGGAAATACTTCTGAAAGATTATAACAAAATCTTAACACAAGAAGTGGAGAAACAGACTCAAGAACTGGCTGATGCTAAAGAAAAAGCAGAAATCGCCAATCAGGCTAAAAGCATTTTGCTAACCAATATGAGTCATGAGCTAAAAACACCCCTTCATGCAGTTTTAGGGTTTACTGACATAGTTGTCAATGATCCGGCGTTGCCAAAACACTTAACTCAATCCCTCAATATTGTGCGAAAAAATAGCAGAAATTTATTTTTATTAATTACCAACATTTTAGACTTAGCTAAAATTGAAGCCGGAAAATTATCAATACAGCCTCAATCTCTTAACTTTTTAGACTTTATTCGAGATATTGAAGCAATTTTTCAGCTTAGTAGCGAGATAAAAAACTTAGATTTTGAGGTTAGTTTTCTCACCGCTTGTCCTCGCCTAATTCGAGTTGATGCAACTAAGTTACGACAAATCTTGTTTAATTTGCTCAGTAATGCCTTTAAGTTTACATCTGTGGGAAGCATTTCTTTAACAGTCTCCTTGCAAAAATTAGATCAAGAAAATGCTCAACTTAATTTTTGGATAGAAGATACAGGAGTCGGGATTAGCCAGTCGGAACAAGAACTGCTATTTAACGCTTTTTATCGAGGTCAAAATCCTGATCCTTTAATTGAAGGAACGGGTTTGGGGTTGATGCTAACTCAAGAGTATATTAAACTTTTAGGCGGTAGTATTAGCTTAGAAAGCGAAGTGCTTCAAGGAACTCGGATTTATTTTTGTTTACCAGTCCAAATTTTACAAGCAGAAATTCAGACTGAGCAAACTAATTTGGTAGCAAAAGACAAGGTAAAAATCAGTAAATTTAGGTCATTAACTCCGAAAATTATTGAAGGTATATCACCTCAATGGTGTCGCGCTTTCTATGAGGCTCTAACTGCACTAGATGAATTAACAATGCTGGGATTACTTGCAGAAATTGAGCCTGATTATCCCCAATTAACTCAAGAGTTAGGCAAATTAGTTAAGGCGGTTGAAATTGACCGATTGATAGATATTTTTTCACTTTTGCCTACTGAAGATAATTAA
- a CDS encoding response regulator: MQFNPLTSEIIIEFLQKKLYLSEYRTLSLQEEMIIKGIIDQHSYEKIAHQIYLSPGTTRNIASQLFRHLSTLFKTKITKKNFGVFIEKTMNNKEDFIAELESYTPNCLEANLSVILLIDDQLENLLLLKQILSQNNYIVRTIKNGRTALELIDKINPNLILLDILMPDLDGYGVCKTLKENPQYKEIPIIFLSAISDLTDKVKAFSLGASDYITKPFEPVEVLARVSYQIELQSQRRALKTEIESHQKTIESLTQSRSILASLLNYAPYGIAALSAIRSPETGEVIDFEFILVNPIFIKLFPADSELIKSGSSCVSFLQKKQLDWLPKLINLVTAGQPFSEIINLASQIIEVQGTKLGDGVTITLHPIVHHF, translated from the coding sequence ATGCAGTTCAATCCCCTCACCTCTGAAATCATCATCGAATTTCTCCAAAAAAAGCTCTATTTAAGTGAATATCGTACCTTAAGTCTTCAAGAAGAAATGATTATTAAAGGAATCATTGATCAGCATAGTTATGAAAAAATTGCTCATCAAATTTATCTTAGTCCAGGCACCACCCGCAATATTGCCTCTCAGCTTTTCCGTCACTTATCAACATTGTTTAAAACTAAAATAACCAAGAAAAATTTTGGCGTATTTATCGAGAAAACGATGAACAACAAGGAAGATTTCATTGCTGAATTAGAAAGTTATACGCCAAACTGTTTAGAGGCAAATTTATCTGTTATTTTATTAATCGACGATCAACTGGAAAACCTGTTGCTTCTCAAGCAAATTCTCTCTCAAAATAATTACATAGTTCGTACCATTAAGAATGGCCGGACAGCCCTAGAGCTAATTGATAAAATTAATCCAAACTTAATTCTTTTAGATATTTTAATGCCTGATCTAGATGGCTATGGAGTTTGTAAAACACTAAAAGAAAATCCACAATATAAGGAAATTCCTATTATCTTTCTCAGTGCTATTAGTGATTTAACTGACAAAGTAAAAGCCTTTAGTTTGGGGGCTAGTGATTATATTACCAAACCTTTTGAGCCGGTTGAAGTTTTAGCGAGAGTCTCCTATCAAATTGAACTTCAATCTCAACGCCGAGCCTTGAAGACAGAAATTGAATCTCATCAAAAAACTATCGAATCCTTGACCCAATCTCGATCAATTTTAGCTAGTCTTCTCAATTATGCTCCCTATGGAATTGCCGCTTTATCCGCTATTCGTAGTCCAGAAACTGGAGAAGTTATTGATTTTGAGTTTATTCTCGTTAATCCAATTTTTATCAAACTTTTTCCCGCTGACTCTGAGCTAATTAAAAGTGGTTCAAGTTGTGTCTCATTTTTGCAAAAAAAACAACTGGATTGGCTGCCAAAATTAATTAACCTAGTAACAGCTGGCCAACCCTTCTCCGAGATTATCAATCTCGCCAGCCAAATTATTGAAGTTCAGGGAACTAAATTAGGCGATGGTGTTACTATAACCTTACATCCTATAGTTCATCATTTTTAA
- a CDS encoding IS4 family transposase: MMTNFSKLIKELLKPLPKNDYPALDTFTFLSCWIGFALDKSIVSMRDLCSRMVLQGINVNLSTFSKASKIRETSPFEKVIVELNKRLVAKKGIENARALFPIDSTIISLTSKLLWSQGWHQVKLFSGLNSITTEVVGILIHFGQGHDSKEGGKTIEAIPVNGVGAMDRGFASNQRITELLESSDKHFVLRVKNNISLEMLENGKCKLGKDKRQIEVRVVAFCDLESQTEFRLATDLPLEGEGAVSNEEVAEIYIQRWQIELLWKFLKMHLKLDNLITKNENGIRLHIYSCIIAYLILQLIDIEEGFGKSLLDKLRYLQSFMCQHISYVHWFRRIVYSI; encoded by the coding sequence CTGATGACGAATTTTTCAAAACTCATAAAAGAGCTTCTCAAACCACTGCCTAAAAATGACTACCCCGCTTTAGATACTTTTACATTTTTGTCCTGTTGGATTGGTTTTGCTTTAGATAAAAGCATCGTCAGTATGAGGGACTTATGCAGTAGAATGGTACTTCAAGGAATTAATGTAAATTTATCCACATTTTCTAAGGCAAGCAAAATTAGAGAAACAAGTCCATTTGAGAAAGTCATTGTCGAATTAAATAAGCGTTTAGTTGCCAAAAAAGGAATAGAGAATGCGCGAGCTTTATTTCCTATTGACTCAACAATAATTAGCTTAACCAGTAAATTACTATGGTCCCAGGGATGGCATCAAGTAAAACTATTCTCTGGTCTTAATAGTATCACAACAGAGGTGGTCGGAATACTCATCCATTTTGGTCAAGGTCATGACTCAAAAGAAGGAGGAAAAACGATAGAAGCAATTCCTGTAAATGGAGTTGGAGCAATGGATAGAGGATTTGCGTCTAATCAAAGAATCACCGAATTATTAGAGAGTAGTGACAAGCATTTTGTCTTGAGAGTGAAAAATAATATTAGCCTAGAGATGCTCGAAAATGGCAAGTGTAAACTCGGAAAAGATAAAAGACAAATAGAAGTAAGAGTAGTCGCTTTTTGCGACCTAGAAAGTCAAACAGAATTTCGGCTGGCGACAGATTTACCTCTAGAAGGAGAAGGAGCAGTTAGTAATGAAGAAGTTGCCGAAATTTACATCCAAAGATGGCAAATAGAACTGCTGTGGAAATTTTTAAAAATGCATCTAAAGTTGGATAATCTAATCACTAAAAACGAGAACGGAATCCGCCTACATATCTATAGTTGCATTATCGCTTATCTGATTCTACAGCTAATAGATATTGAAGAAGGATTTGGGAAAAGCTTATTAGACAAACTGCGCTATTTACAGAGTTTCATGTGTCAACATATTAGCTATGTACACTGGTTCCGGAGGATTGTCTATTCAATTTAA